The nucleotide window CCAGAATGGATAATACAGCCAAAGCAAGAATAATTTCTCCCCCTTCGATACCTTGGGATAGAGGAATTGCCCCAATGGCAGCTTGTACCGTGGCTTTTGCCGAATTTCCAGGCAGTAAAAAGAGTTTTTCTCGCCAATTCCAGTTACTCCCGACAGTGGAGAGATACCAGCCGATACTGCGTCCAAACAGTAAGCCTAAGCCTAAAATGGCTAAACCGGGAAGGAAAACGCTAGCTAAAACACCGAGTTTCAAACTAACGCCGAGTAAGACAAATAAAACAATTTCGGCGACAATCCAAAGCTGATTAAATTCTACCCGTAACCGTCGTGCTAAAGGGGCATCAAATTCAATCAGGAAAAAGCCTAATGCCATCGTCGCGAGATAGCCGGAAAAATAAGGGAAGGTTTCGGCAAGGACAATTAATCCTAAGGCAAGGCTGGCAACAATGATCAGTTCATGAACCGGGTTTTGGGCAAATTTAAACTTAGCGAGAACTAGCGTAATCAGCCAAGCCATAGCATAGCCAATGATGACCCCACCAGCAATTTGTAAGAGGACTTGGAAAGGCAGTAAGGTGATAGAGTTTGCTTCTATCCCTTGTCCCAGAAAATTCAGTAAGAGGCTAAAAATGAGGAGAACTAACACATCGGATAAGGCACTCCCCGTTAAGATGACATCAGGAATACCTTTGGTCACCCCCCACCCTAAACTTTTGAGGCGTAACATTCCCGGAACAATCACTGCGGGGGATTCTGCACTGATGACACAGCCTAATAAAAGACCCATCCAGAGGTTAAAATCAAAAAGCAGCATGGAAAACAGCGCGATCGCGCTCATTTCGGCTAAAGCGGGTAAAACCCCCAGCCGTAACGCTACACTCCCCTGTTGCCATAGTTTTTCTTGATCTAATCCTAATCCTGCCCGCATTAAAATCACCATAACAGCTGCCGTTCGTAAATCGTCAGCGAGAGTGATTACAATTGGGTCAAGCCAATGGGTCAATTCTTGACCGAGGAGAATCCCCACTGCAATCATTCCCAGTAAGGGAGGCGTTCCCAGTCGGCGGACCAGTTCTCCGCCTAGAAATCCCAATAGTAAGATTAAAATAAAACTTGCGAGCATTCGGTTTGGACAATTTGGTGAATTCGATTAATCCCTTACAACTCAGTATTTTCTTTTTTCTAGCAGTTGTTCTGTTTCTTAGTTCTCTTTTAATTGCTGGTTTATCCTATTTACCCTTCTTTCAAATTTCTCAAGCTCTCATCAAACGGTTTGCCCCTGGCGAAATTTATCGTAACACCAGTCCTTCTTTTAAGATTTGGCTGGTTTTAACCATTATCATTATTGCTTTCGATGCCGCCTTTTTGCGACTTCCCAGTCCTACTTGGTTGGAATGGTTAGAATTTCCTTTAGGATTGTTTGTCGCAGTTGATGTTTGTTTCTTTAGCTTTAAAGTCATTGATAAATTATTCGAGAATTATCTATTGGGGGTCGCCCTTGAAGACGAAACGAAAATTAATAGTGAACTGTTTGCCTTAGGGGAATATTTAAGTAAAGCCACGACCGTTCTTATTATTATCTTTTGCTTTGCCCAAACCCATCAAATTAATTTGATTGGCTTACTTGCTAGTTTAGGAGTTGCAGGTGCCACCATTGCCTTTGCCTCCCAGAAAGTGATTGAAGAAATTCTTTGGAGTATTGTCTTATTAATTGACCGCCCTTTCAGTGTGGATGATTACATTCATCTTCAAGATCGTACTCTCGGTAAAGTGGAGTCTATTGGTTGGCGTTCTACAAAAATTCGTCTCTCAGGAAAAAATACATTAGCGGTCATCCCCAATAGTAATTTAGTCAAGGAAAATATTGAAAATTTAACCCGTGCAAAACGAGTGATTTCCATGATTACCTTGACATTCTTTAGTCGTTTATCTGAGAATGAAAAAGCTCTGATTCAGGAATTTATTTTCCAAAGTACTGATGATATTTTAGGGATTGATAGTGAGTTAACCCAAGTTAATTTTAAAGATGTTGTTGAGCGCGGAGGAGACCAATGTGTTCGGGCTGATATTATTTTCTTTATTTTAGGTGCAGCGGATACTTCCATGGAATTACGCCGAGGCTTACTCGAAATTGCCCGTGATAATATCGTGAACCGTTTAGAAATTTACGGCATTGCCTTTAACTGCGAACAAACAACCGTCGATGTTCCTCAGGAAATGACAATTTAGTAATCTCTGACTGTTGGTGAAAAGTGATGGTGAATTGTGCAGATTGAATGGGATATTCTAAAGGATGTTTTGGTATTAATGTTGCGCTTGGGATGCTTTTCTCTGGCTGCAATCGTTTCCCCATTTGTGGGTCGATTTTTACCAAGATTAATCTGGCGGTGTTTACTGTTAACCCAACGTTATATTGCGATTGATGCCAGGCATACCTATGATCAATTTATTAAATCGTTCCAGAATTTAATTGCAATTGCAGGAACTTTGTCTTTTCTAGCGTTAGCGTTAAACTTACTTGCCGAGTATGAAGAACTGTATAAATTTCTGGGTTTCTTTATTTATTTTGCCCTTTCCGTCACGCTGGCTTGGATTGCCCTCAAAATCAGTCGTCAATTGATTCGGCGGACAGTGATTGGTCTAGTGCAACGTTGGTTTGGGGAAGTTAATGAAGTCGTTTTAATTTTTGAAACCCTGATTTATGTTGTTATCGTAATTGCAGCAGGAATTATTTTTGCCATTGGTTTAAGACTCAATATTACTGCACTCATTGCTAGTTTAGGCATTAGTGGGGTTGCAATTGCTTTTGGGGCACAACAAACGCTGAGTCGCTTGTTTGGCACTCTTGAAATTTATTTAGATCGTCCCTATCGCCCTGGCGAATATATCCGCATTAGTTTTAATCCTTATGATGAAGATGCTTATGGTCGGATTGAATCTATTGGTTTACGTTCGACTAAAATTCGTATGGTGGCAACAAATACGATTACCATCGTTCCCAACTCATTAATGGCAGAAAAAAATATTGAAAACATCAGTCGCGGGAAAAAAATTGTTGCTATGTTATGCTTAGATTTTTTAAGAGTTTTAGATAATGGAGAACGGGCTTTAGTTAAACAAGTGGTACAAGATGCGAGTAATGTATTTTGGGGATTTACCAAAGCAAGTATTCATGTCCAGTTTTGTAGCACTGATTATCAAGCCGGAACCCGAGCACGAATTATCTTTTTTATTTCTAGTGTGGATGAAAGTTCTCTCGGCTTGCGTAAACGCCTTCTCGAATTAGCTAATAGCGCGATCGCGCATAAACTAGCTGCTTACAATCTTAAATTTACCACTCCTGAACCTGTGGTCTATATCGACTCGCCCATGTCGCTTTAGGTGAATTGCCATGAATCCACAATCTTTTTCAGACTATAACAATCCAGAAGCTTCTAGATCTCAAAACTTATCGCAAACTGTGGAAGAGTTGGAAGTAAAATTAGAGCAGTTACAGGCATCAGCACAAACATTAATTGGTGGGTTAATTGTGGCAATTCTAATTACAATTGGTGTGTCCGGATGGTTTGCCTACCGCTTAATCCTACAAGAACAAACGGCACGGCGCAAAGCTCAAGAATTTGAACAAACGGAAATTGAACTCCAAGAACAATTGGATGCTTTAGAACAACAACTGAATACACAACAGCAACAAATGGAACGCTTGCGAGAACAGATTCCTCAAAATCTCGAAAATCTAAATAGTGCCGTTGATTCTAACCAACGAGAAATTGAACGTTTACAAGAGCAAATTCAAGAACCTGAACAATCTACTAATGGAAAAGCAACCTCAAATATGTAATATCCGCATAATTTGACAGTGATTTAAATTAATGCTATAAAAGACTTAGTTCATCTATGTGGTTTTTATGTTGCTTAAGTTAGTGCTGTGGATGAAACACAGCACTCTCTTTTGCTACCATTGCCAACCTTCATCTTTAAGGGATCACGCCCGGTCTAATCTCTAACGTAGAAGAGAATTCATGGGATATTCTCTACAGAAACTGGCGTAGCCATTATAACCGCAAGAACTCTGGAGAAAAACTTTGATAATTATTACAAAGTATACGGTTTAGAACTTATTCTTCTAATAATCCCTCTTCCTGCATATGGCTAAGTAGCCAATTAGCCATGGTGGCGCGTCGAGTTTGTCGGGGACCAAAGTCGCCAATTTTATAGCCTTTAAAGCCTAATTTTTCCTTGAGGAGTTGTTTATTGGGTTTGGCAATGGAACGGGTCAATTTGACGGTAGCAGGGCGACTTTCAATAAAATCGGGAGGCTGGGGATAAGTGTCTCGCCACTCCGGGGGAACCAAATCATTTTGCCATTCTTCCCGCTTGGAATCGTAGCGATACCCCAAATAATACCAAACCAGTTGATTGAC belongs to Cyanobacteria bacterium GSL.Bin1 and includes:
- a CDS encoding universal stress protein; its protein translation is MLASFILILLLGFLGGELVRRLGTPPLLGMIAVGILLGQELTHWLDPIVITLADDLRTAAVMVILMRAGLGLDQEKLWQQGSVALRLGVLPALAEMSAIALFSMLLFDFNLWMGLLLGCVISAESPAVIVPGMLRLKSLGWGVTKGIPDVILTGSALSDVLVLLIFSLLLNFLGQGIEANSITLLPFQVLLQIAGGVIIGYAMAWLITLVLAKFKFAQNPVHELIIVASLALGLIVLAETFPYFSGYLATMALGFFLIEFDAPLARRLRVEFNQLWIVAEIVLFVLLGVSLKLGVLASVFLPGLAILGLGLLFGRSIGWYLSTVGSNWNWREKLFLLPGNSAKATVQAAIGAIPLSQGIEGGEIILALAVLSILVTAPLGAWAIPHFAPKLLEKGEVDPTKVTTTEKTRLLAAIDTSPLATDVLKKTGDLARRTNAEVIVLHVISHRDEEKTNELRQLSQKLLADIPYRFTTSNGVVGTEIVETAQFLRVSDIIIGKRGHQPLDKVLIGSISQTVLESSPIPVILVEENTS
- a CDS encoding mechanosensitive ion channel; protein product: MNSINPLQLSIFFFLAVVLFLSSLLIAGLSYLPFFQISQALIKRFAPGEIYRNTSPSFKIWLVLTIIIIAFDAAFLRLPSPTWLEWLEFPLGLFVAVDVCFFSFKVIDKLFENYLLGVALEDETKINSELFALGEYLSKATTVLIIIFCFAQTHQINLIGLLASLGVAGATIAFASQKVIEEILWSIVLLIDRPFSVDDYIHLQDRTLGKVESIGWRSTKIRLSGKNTLAVIPNSNLVKENIENLTRAKRVISMITLTFFSRLSENEKALIQEFIFQSTDDILGIDSELTQVNFKDVVERGGDQCVRADIIFFILGAADTSMELRRGLLEIARDNIVNRLEIYGIAFNCEQTTVDVPQEMTI
- a CDS encoding mechanosensitive ion channel, coding for MQIEWDILKDVLVLMLRLGCFSLAAIVSPFVGRFLPRLIWRCLLLTQRYIAIDARHTYDQFIKSFQNLIAIAGTLSFLALALNLLAEYEELYKFLGFFIYFALSVTLAWIALKISRQLIRRTVIGLVQRWFGEVNEVVLIFETLIYVVIVIAAGIIFAIGLRLNITALIASLGISGVAIAFGAQQTLSRLFGTLEIYLDRPYRPGEYIRISFNPYDEDAYGRIESIGLRSTKIRMVATNTITIVPNSLMAEKNIENISRGKKIVAMLCLDFLRVLDNGERALVKQVVQDASNVFWGFTKASIHVQFCSTDYQAGTRARIIFFISSVDESSLGLRKRLLELANSAIAHKLAAYNLKFTTPEPVVYIDSPMSL
- a CDS encoding DUF1823 family protein — protein: MLDLPPLNQETIWGILQEELSDATVNQLVWYYLGYRYDSKREEWQNDLVPPEWRDTYPQPPDFIESRPATVKLTRSIAKPNKQLLKEKLGFKGYKIGDFGPRQTRRATMANWLLSHMQEEGLLEE